In one Candidatus Nitronereus thalassa genomic region, the following are encoded:
- a CDS encoding RNA polymerase factor sigma-32, which translates to MDNSPNSPQKDPDKPEAEEDVLDVEFSLDEINIDYPREAPSIEAGDQESTASASSLIPSTPLNRYLAEVRRYPFLSKEEEIALFHEYQTLGSREAAVKLILANLRVCVAIASEYAHTGADQMDLIQEGNVGLMQAIKKFDVSRNVRFYAYAAWWVRAFILRYLLNSHRLVKIGTTQEQRKLFYNLKKEKAKLERQGFVPDSKLIADRLQVRERDVVEMDQRLGGWELSLDQPINSEEGEGTFLDLLPSQSPRIDDSLAEDQLRVLFRKKLGEFAKTLNEREEDILRNRLLSETPLTLEELGQKYSITKERSRQLEAKIIKKLRDFMKSELKDFEDLQF; encoded by the coding sequence ATGGACAACTCGCCAAACTCTCCACAGAAAGACCCCGATAAACCAGAAGCCGAAGAAGACGTTCTGGACGTCGAATTTTCTTTGGATGAAATCAATATCGACTATCCTCGTGAGGCTCCCTCTATTGAGGCCGGAGACCAGGAATCGACTGCAAGCGCCAGTTCGCTTATTCCCAGCACTCCCCTCAATCGATATTTGGCCGAGGTCCGGAGATACCCCTTTTTATCCAAAGAAGAGGAAATCGCCTTATTCCATGAATATCAAACCCTGGGCAGCCGAGAAGCCGCGGTCAAACTCATCCTAGCCAATCTACGAGTCTGCGTAGCCATTGCTTCGGAATACGCTCATACCGGTGCCGATCAAATGGATTTGATCCAGGAGGGCAACGTTGGACTCATGCAGGCCATTAAGAAATTCGATGTGAGCCGAAATGTACGCTTTTATGCGTATGCCGCCTGGTGGGTCCGTGCGTTTATTTTACGGTATCTCCTGAATTCACACCGCCTCGTGAAAATTGGTACCACCCAGGAGCAACGCAAGCTTTTTTATAATTTAAAAAAGGAAAAAGCCAAACTCGAACGTCAAGGGTTCGTTCCTGATTCCAAGTTAATCGCCGATCGGCTTCAGGTGCGTGAACGGGACGTCGTGGAAATGGATCAGCGGCTCGGTGGGTGGGAATTATCCCTCGATCAACCCATCAATAGCGAAGAGGGAGAGGGGACCTTCCTTGACCTTCTTCCTTCTCAATCTCCCAGAATTGACGATAGTTTAGCCGAAGACCAACTTCGGGTCCTGTTTCGAAAAAAATTGGGAGAATTTGCCAAAACCCTTAATGAACGGGAAGAGGATATTCTTAGAAATCGCCTCCTTTCTGAGACACCCCTCACTTTGGAGGAATTAGGGCAAAAATACTCTATTACTAAAGAGCGTTCCCGGCAGCTTGAGGCAAAAATCATTAAAAAATTAAGGGATTTCATGAAGTCTGAACTCAAGGATTTCGAAGACCTCCAATTTTAG
- a CDS encoding co-chaperone GroES: MATKEKEEKKEGKGTAAKGFLPLGDRVFVTYTEELERTAGGIYVPDSAREKPQRGTVEGAGQDVKTLKVGDQVLFDKYSGTKIKIENDDCLILREEDILGIFVDK, from the coding sequence ATGGCTACCAAGGAAAAAGAAGAAAAGAAGGAAGGTAAAGGAACCGCGGCTAAGGGCTTTCTGCCATTAGGCGACCGGGTATTTGTGACCTATACCGAAGAACTTGAGCGTACGGCGGGAGGCATTTACGTCCCAGACTCAGCTAGAGAAAAACCACAACGGGGCACCGTTGAAGGCGCTGGGCAAGACGTCAAAACCCTGAAAGTCGGCGATCAAGTGTTGTTTGATAAGTATTCCGGCACCAAAATTAAAATTGAAAACGATGATTGCCTGATTCTTCGGGAAGAGGATATCTTGGGCATCTTTGTTGATAAATAA
- the groL gene encoding chaperonin GroEL (60 kDa chaperone family; promotes refolding of misfolded polypeptides especially under stressful conditions; forms two stacked rings of heptamers to form a barrel-shaped 14mer; ends can be capped by GroES; misfolded proteins enter the barrel where they are refolded when GroES binds) yields MAKQLLYSDQARAAILSGVNQLANAVKATLGPKGRNAILDKKFGAPTITKDGVTVAKEIELHDPYQNMGAQLVKEVASKTSDVAGDGTTTATVLAQAIYREGVRHLSAGANPMELKRGIDKAVDVAIEELKKLSKPCQTKKEIGQIGSISANNDSTIGDLIAEAMDKVGKDGVITVEEAKSMSTSLDVVEGMQFDRGYISPYFVTNAERMEAVMEDAFILINEKKVSAMKDLLPILEQVAKMGKPLVILAEDVEGEALATLVVNKLRGTLNIAAVKAPGFGDRRKAMLEDIAILTGGQVISEEVGLKLENVKLTDLGRAKRVTIDKDNTTIVEGAGDSKKIEGRVKQIKAQIEETTSEYDREKLQERLAKIVGGVAVINVGAATETEMKEKKARVEDALHATKAAVEEGIVPGGGVALLRCIPALEKLKCPGDQQFGVNIVRRACEEPIRLISENAGVEGSIVVDKVRNAQPTHGYNAGTDEYVDMVEAGVIDPTKVTRCALQNAASVSGLLLTTEVTITDLPEEKKDGGGHGGHDHGMGGMGGMGGMGGMM; encoded by the coding sequence ATGGCGAAGCAGTTACTGTATAGCGATCAAGCCCGAGCGGCCATACTCTCTGGAGTAAACCAATTGGCCAATGCCGTGAAAGCCACCTTGGGTCCCAAAGGCCGAAATGCCATTTTAGACAAAAAATTTGGCGCACCCACCATTACCAAGGACGGTGTGACCGTCGCTAAAGAAATTGAGTTACATGATCCCTACCAAAACATGGGCGCCCAACTGGTGAAGGAAGTTGCGAGCAAAACGAGTGACGTCGCTGGTGATGGAACGACGACCGCCACCGTGTTAGCCCAAGCCATTTATCGTGAAGGTGTGCGGCATCTTAGTGCTGGTGCCAACCCTATGGAATTAAAGCGCGGGATCGATAAGGCTGTTGATGTCGCTATTGAAGAATTGAAGAAACTTAGTAAACCCTGCCAAACCAAGAAAGAAATTGGTCAAATTGGGTCCATTTCCGCAAATAACGATTCCACTATTGGTGATCTCATTGCCGAAGCCATGGATAAAGTCGGTAAAGATGGCGTGATCACTGTGGAAGAAGCCAAGTCCATGAGCACCTCATTGGACGTGGTGGAAGGTATGCAATTTGACCGTGGCTACATTTCCCCATATTTCGTCACCAATGCCGAGCGCATGGAAGCGGTGATGGAAGATGCGTTCATTCTCATCAATGAGAAAAAAGTGAGCGCCATGAAAGACTTACTCCCGATTTTGGAGCAAGTCGCAAAGATGGGTAAACCCCTTGTCATTTTGGCGGAAGACGTGGAAGGCGAAGCCTTGGCTACCCTCGTGGTCAATAAACTCCGTGGAACCTTGAATATCGCTGCGGTGAAGGCCCCTGGCTTCGGCGATCGTCGCAAAGCCATGCTCGAAGACATTGCCATTTTGACCGGTGGCCAAGTCATTTCAGAAGAAGTTGGTTTGAAATTAGAAAACGTGAAGCTCACCGATCTTGGCCGAGCCAAACGTGTGACCATCGACAAAGACAATACCACCATTGTCGAAGGGGCTGGAGACTCCAAGAAGATCGAGGGCCGCGTGAAGCAAATCAAAGCCCAAATCGAAGAAACCACATCTGAATACGATCGTGAAAAGCTGCAAGAGCGGTTGGCCAAAATCGTGGGTGGCGTGGCCGTGATCAATGTCGGAGCGGCAACCGAAACCGAAATGAAGGAAAAGAAAGCCCGCGTCGAAGACGCCCTTCATGCAACCAAAGCCGCCGTGGAAGAAGGCATCGTACCCGGTGGTGGCGTGGCACTGCTTCGCTGCATTCCCGCATTAGAAAAATTGAAATGCCCAGGCGACCAACAATTTGGTGTCAATATTGTTCGGCGCGCTTGCGAAGAGCCAATCAGACTGATTTCTGAAAATGCCGGTGTGGAAGGGTCCATTGTTGTTGATAAAGTCCGCAATGCCCAACCTACCCATGGGTATAATGCCGGAACTGATGAATACGTCGACATGGTAGAAGCTGGCGTGATCGATCCAACCAAAGTCACTCGCTGTGCCTTACAAAATGCCGCGAGTGTTTCTGGATTATTGCTCACCACTGAGGTGACGATTACCGATCTGCCGGAAGAGAAAAAAGATGGCGGCGGCCATGGCGGTCATGACCACGGTATGGGTGGTATGGGCGGTATGGGTGGAATGGGCGGAATGATGTAA
- the queG gene encoding tRNA epoxyqueuosine(34) reductase QueG translates to MSLTDLIKQAAISEGFDVVGISRLSPLESITNTQPSSTAPLQTKSLLQHLQDWLSFGYHGTMQWMAKDPDRRTDPRKILLGCETIISVGVNYWTERDPNEGPGNGRIARYAWGKDYHRLIKKRLKHLEQSILQLAPDSRTRSYVDTGPVMEKVWAQRAGLGWIGKHSNLVSTTFGSWLLLGEILTTLELTPDEPGTDLCGTCTLCLEACPTQAIVEPYVVDATKCISYLTIEHRGDLDSIPKSLRSKMGNRIFGCDDCLDVCPYNVNSRPTLEGAFLPTPITQSPNLTQLSQMTEAVFASTFEGTPIRRPKHTGFQRNVDIAISNDRTMNNKASAIPQL, encoded by the coding sequence TTGTCTTTAACAGACTTGATTAAGCAGGCTGCCATCTCCGAAGGATTTGATGTAGTGGGAATCAGTCGTCTCTCCCCACTAGAATCCATTACAAATACCCAGCCCTCCAGCACTGCCCCCTTGCAGACCAAGTCCCTTCTCCAACACCTACAGGACTGGCTATCCTTTGGATACCACGGGACCATGCAATGGATGGCCAAAGATCCAGACCGTCGAACAGATCCCAGAAAAATTCTTCTAGGATGCGAAACCATTATCAGCGTTGGGGTAAATTATTGGACGGAACGGGACCCAAACGAAGGGCCTGGGAATGGCCGGATTGCGCGATATGCCTGGGGAAAAGATTATCATCGCCTAATAAAAAAAAGGCTCAAACACCTTGAGCAATCAATTTTACAGCTTGCTCCTGATTCGAGGACCCGCAGCTACGTAGACACGGGACCCGTCATGGAAAAAGTATGGGCGCAACGTGCGGGACTAGGGTGGATTGGAAAGCACTCAAATCTCGTTTCCACCACATTTGGATCATGGCTACTTTTGGGAGAAATTCTGACGACACTGGAATTAACACCCGACGAACCTGGAACAGATCTCTGCGGGACCTGTACATTATGCCTTGAAGCCTGTCCGACCCAAGCGATTGTCGAACCCTATGTGGTGGACGCCACAAAATGCATTTCCTATCTGACTATCGAGCATCGTGGAGACTTGGATTCAATTCCCAAAAGTCTTCGTTCAAAAATGGGGAATCGAATTTTTGGGTGTGATGATTGCCTCGATGTCTGCCCTTATAATGTCAACTCCCGGCCAACTCTCGAAGGGGCATTTCTTCCCACACCAATCACTCAAAGCCCAAATCTTACTCAGCTTTCCCAAATGACCGAGGCCGTGTTTGCCAGCACATTCGAGGGAACGCCCATTCGCCGCCCAAAACATACCGGGTTTCAACGCAACGTAGATATCGCCATATCCAACGATCGCACCATGAACAATAAAGCTAGCGCAATTCCGCAACTGTAA
- a CDS encoding endonuclease MutS2 — translation MEPDICLHLQHIRFIAGMSREPLFQQSQHALEWPSLLDVLASQAHSSLGAAFCQSLPLADSYSAAQSRLQETTEMIALSDGPLPFPSLPFHDTRSGLLRAEKGATLDAKELRRLANVINLLVQVRRCLTAQKDLAPHLFRYLDHLDDLSFLQSEIDQCISEEGEVLDHASSALYDAVQDAQGLKSRMRQRLESMMTSATYRDALQELYFDQRENRYVLPIKVDMQHQVQGIVHDVSSSGLTVFLEPRELIELNNRIKVADLEVDREIRRILTELSSMVVGHISTIQRYLEVLAILDSIGAKARLSQRMDAYPVELSEDGQIRLHQARHPLLVLARAEVIPNDITMEKDQKVLVISGPNTGGKTVNLKLLGLYSLMVRAGLHLPCAEGSQMGFFTDTFADIGDTQDLAKDLSSFSAHLTKIIQLLDVGHAQPSTPFGPILVLLDEVISSTDPAEGAALAEALLLHFADLGFKVVVTTHYNSLKTLALSTPGFLNASLEFDVATLTPTYRLIQGVPGGSSALDIAGRLGMAPSILEHATKVLDQQDRELDHIFSDLQSMHHRLRQELESVEMHRRRTEEAAMEAQERLDRIRGTERDELQKIKKKLKEELGRARTEIRETVASLKQDKTLVKAQEAKVRVHEIAEDLDRRTQDDSETVPLENLQVGALVEISNLGALGTLIEAPQGKKRVRVRVGETELSVGVDLLVGRVLVGEGSFPKPPVSKAPRKKSFPKGFAEKTFTSPSTSGLLTIDLRGQTVEDALESLVSRLDEALLTVAKTVHIIHGHGTGKLKMATRKFLANASYVESYRPGEQGEGGDGVTVAELR, via the coding sequence GTGGAACCTGACATTTGTCTGCACCTTCAACACATTCGTTTCATAGCTGGTATGTCTCGGGAACCTTTATTTCAACAGTCACAACATGCCTTAGAATGGCCCAGCCTTTTAGACGTGCTGGCATCACAGGCCCATTCTTCTCTAGGCGCAGCCTTTTGCCAATCCCTTCCCTTGGCTGACAGTTATTCCGCGGCCCAAAGTCGTCTTCAGGAGACCACTGAAATGATTGCTTTGTCTGATGGGCCTCTTCCCTTTCCTTCCTTGCCATTTCACGATACTAGAAGCGGGCTTCTTCGTGCTGAAAAAGGCGCGACATTAGATGCCAAGGAGTTGCGACGCCTTGCCAATGTCATAAATCTCCTAGTCCAAGTTCGGCGTTGTCTTACAGCGCAGAAAGACCTTGCTCCTCATTTATTTCGGTATCTTGATCATCTGGACGATCTTTCTTTTCTGCAGTCTGAAATTGATCAATGTATTAGCGAAGAAGGGGAGGTGTTGGATCATGCTTCTTCGGCCTTGTATGACGCAGTGCAGGACGCACAGGGATTAAAGTCGAGAATGCGGCAACGGTTAGAATCCATGATGACTTCGGCCACGTATCGCGATGCCTTGCAGGAGCTCTATTTTGATCAACGAGAAAATCGATATGTGTTGCCTATTAAGGTGGACATGCAACACCAGGTTCAGGGCATTGTGCACGATGTGTCGTCGAGCGGGTTGACGGTGTTTCTTGAGCCTCGTGAGTTGATTGAACTTAACAATCGAATCAAGGTGGCTGATTTGGAGGTGGACCGGGAAATTCGCCGAATATTGACTGAACTATCCTCCATGGTTGTTGGGCACATTTCTACCATTCAGCGGTATCTTGAAGTGCTTGCTATCTTGGATAGCATTGGGGCCAAGGCCCGGTTGAGTCAACGTATGGATGCCTACCCCGTAGAATTATCGGAGGATGGACAGATTCGCCTACATCAGGCGCGTCATCCCTTATTGGTACTTGCCCGAGCTGAGGTTATTCCAAACGACATTACGATGGAAAAAGACCAAAAGGTATTGGTGATTTCTGGTCCCAATACTGGAGGGAAAACCGTCAATCTAAAATTACTGGGGTTGTATAGTCTCATGGTTCGGGCGGGATTACATCTACCTTGTGCGGAAGGCTCCCAAATGGGATTTTTTACCGACACTTTTGCGGATATCGGTGATACACAAGATTTAGCCAAGGATCTCTCCAGTTTTTCCGCCCACCTAACCAAAATTATTCAACTGTTAGATGTTGGACATGCTCAACCCTCCACCCCATTTGGTCCAATCTTGGTGTTACTCGATGAAGTCATTAGCTCAACAGATCCAGCGGAAGGTGCTGCGTTGGCTGAGGCCTTGCTACTTCATTTTGCTGATCTGGGTTTTAAGGTCGTAGTGACCACACATTACAATTCATTGAAGACGTTAGCTCTTTCGACTCCAGGGTTTCTCAATGCAAGCCTTGAATTTGATGTTGCAACCCTGACCCCTACCTATCGTCTCATTCAGGGTGTCCCGGGCGGATCTTCGGCCTTAGATATTGCGGGTCGATTAGGCATGGCTCCAAGTATTTTGGAACATGCCACTAAGGTCCTTGACCAACAAGATCGTGAACTCGATCACATTTTTTCCGATTTGCAAAGCATGCATCATCGCCTTCGACAAGAATTAGAATCTGTAGAGATGCACCGACGTCGTACCGAAGAAGCGGCCATGGAAGCCCAAGAACGACTTGATCGAATTCGGGGAACAGAGCGCGACGAGCTCCAAAAAATTAAAAAGAAATTAAAAGAGGAGCTTGGGCGAGCTAGAACAGAAATCCGGGAAACTGTTGCCTCCCTCAAACAGGATAAAACCCTCGTAAAGGCACAAGAGGCCAAAGTGCGTGTCCATGAAATTGCAGAGGACCTTGATCGACGGACCCAAGATGATAGCGAGACCGTCCCTCTTGAAAATTTGCAGGTTGGGGCATTGGTCGAAATATCAAATTTAGGGGCGTTGGGAACTTTAATCGAAGCGCCTCAAGGGAAAAAACGCGTTCGTGTACGAGTTGGGGAAACTGAGCTGTCAGTAGGAGTGGATTTACTTGTTGGTCGGGTGCTTGTGGGAGAAGGATCTTTCCCGAAACCTCCTGTTTCTAAAGCCCCTAGAAAAAAATCCTTCCCTAAGGGATTTGCCGAAAAGACCTTTACGTCACCGAGTACCTCTGGGTTGCTGACGATAGACCTTCGGGGGCAAACAGTTGAGGATGCATTGGAAAGTCTGGTCTCACGTCTTGATGAGGCATTACTGACTGTGGCCAAAACCGTTCATATCATTCATGGGCATGGAACAGGAAAGTTGAAAATGGCGACCAGGAAGTTTTTAGCAAACGCCTCTTATGTGGAATCCTATCGACCGGGAGAGCAGGGGGAGGGCGGAGACGGGGTTACAGTTGCGGAATTGCGCTAG
- a CDS encoding hemolysin family protein, with translation MICLILSGLFSGAEIAFFSITESRLQTMVEEKKRAAKLALFLRHNPQRLLSTILIGNNVVNLTAASLVSIVSFQYFGSEGVAVATGLLTIIVLLFGEIIPKTLCAKHSDTAVQFFSHPIYWMGQLLSPVLYVLEPLILKLTGGRGLTVPFVTEEELMIMLEAGGKAGVLETDEVRMIKNVFEFTDLTAEDVMTPRNYMFGLSAELSLGEAKEEIFKATNSRIPVYEDNLDNIIGILYRHHALKELAQGNQESLLKDLCRPALFVPEAKPADDLLKQFQQEKRHIAIVVNEFGGVVGLVTTEDLLEEVVGEILDETDITEELIKRIGKNQILVSGRTEVRKINEFLKVELDEEEQNTISGLIQQELGHIPSVGEELRAHGCLLIVRDADEKSIKSVQIQKFDEPMAETQEEATQSSPALPKE, from the coding sequence TTGATTTGCTTAATTCTTTCTGGGTTGTTCTCAGGAGCGGAAATTGCCTTTTTCTCCATCACGGAAAGCCGTTTGCAAACCATGGTGGAAGAAAAAAAACGAGCGGCTAAATTGGCTCTTTTTCTCCGCCACAACCCCCAAAGACTCCTTTCGACAATTTTAATCGGGAATAATGTCGTAAATCTCACAGCAGCGTCATTAGTCTCTATTGTATCTTTTCAGTATTTTGGGTCGGAAGGCGTAGCCGTTGCCACGGGGCTGCTCACGATCATTGTCCTACTTTTTGGGGAAATCATCCCCAAAACTCTTTGCGCCAAACATTCGGACACTGCGGTTCAATTCTTCTCCCACCCTATCTATTGGATGGGACAATTGCTGTCTCCCGTTCTTTATGTGCTCGAGCCACTAATCTTGAAGTTAACCGGAGGTCGAGGCCTCACCGTGCCCTTTGTCACGGAAGAAGAACTCATGATCATGCTGGAAGCCGGTGGAAAAGCCGGCGTATTAGAAACTGATGAAGTACGGATGATCAAAAATGTTTTTGAATTTACCGATCTGACCGCCGAAGATGTAATGACGCCCAGGAATTATATGTTTGGTTTGAGTGCCGAACTCAGTCTTGGCGAGGCTAAAGAAGAAATTTTCAAAGCAACCAATTCCCGAATCCCGGTGTATGAAGACAACCTCGACAACATTATTGGCATATTATACCGTCACCACGCCTTGAAAGAATTGGCCCAAGGCAATCAAGAATCATTGCTGAAAGATCTTTGTCGACCAGCCCTCTTTGTCCCGGAAGCCAAACCTGCGGATGACCTTCTTAAACAATTCCAGCAGGAAAAACGGCATATCGCTATTGTGGTGAATGAATTTGGGGGGGTGGTTGGTCTCGTGACCACGGAAGACCTGTTGGAGGAGGTGGTTGGAGAAATTCTTGATGAAACCGACATCACCGAAGAACTGATCAAGCGAATCGGAAAAAATCAGATCTTGGTAAGTGGTCGGACCGAAGTTCGAAAAATCAACGAGTTTCTCAAAGTAGAACTCGATGAGGAAGAACAAAACACTATCAGTGGGTTAATCCAACAAGAATTAGGACACATCCCGTCTGTCGGCGAAGAACTTCGAGCCCATGGATGCCTGTTGATTGTCCGAGATGCCGATGAAAAATCAATCAAAAGTGTGCAAATCCAAAAATTCGACGAGCCCATGGCTGAAACTCAGGAAGAAGCCACCCAATCTTCACCTGCCCTCCCTAAGGAATAA
- the ligA gene encoding NAD-dependent DNA ligase LigA, producing MDLFSSDSPSQTVQARVDALREQIRHHDYLYYVKSRPKIADSEYDRLFKELQKLEEQYPALITPDSPTQRVGGAPLGQFSKVKHDRPLLSLDSILDVDDVWAFDARLRRELEVDQVEYAVEPKYDGLSVELVYESGLFLRGSTRGDGVTGEDITLNLRTIRSLPLHLQSNSTLPDRIVVRGEVYLPLPDFQELNRRLTERGDGTFANPRNMASGSLRQLDPRLTATRPLVVTCYDLMVSSGNPFATHWEAVSSLAAWGLPIPKPRRLCGSIEDVLAFHRDMAQKRDSLSYEIDGIVVKINDRSFQDRLGEKSRSPRWAIAYKFPARKEVTKVQDIVVSVGRTGALTPVALLDPVEVGGVTISRATLHNMEEVARKDVRVGDTVKVERAGDVIPDIVERIPIPGETRGASFRAPDHCPVCDSMVVQEGPLFYCTGQTVCTAQLKGGIEHFASKGALNIEGLGKKTVAQLVDEGLVADFADIYRLTKEQILHLEGFAEKSATQLLAAIEQSKAPSLDRFLFGLGIHHVGSHVAKVLANHYGALEMVIAATEEDLLQIHEIGPETAHSVMTFFAEPRNLTVLYQMNELGVRVKKISSDEGVQPKPFVGKIFVLTGGLDGFTRQEAKQRIEQLGGRVTSSVSKKTDYVVAGHDPGSKFDTAKKLGVQILNEAEFSNLVKG from the coding sequence GTGGATCTTTTTTCTTCTGATTCGCCTTCCCAAACTGTTCAAGCACGGGTCGATGCCCTGCGAGAGCAAATCCGGCATCATGATTATTTGTATTACGTGAAAAGTCGGCCGAAAATTGCCGATTCGGAATACGACCGTCTATTCAAAGAACTTCAAAAATTAGAAGAACAATATCCTGCCCTAATCACTCCCGATTCCCCCACGCAGCGGGTCGGAGGGGCTCCACTTGGTCAATTCTCAAAAGTCAAACATGACCGGCCTTTATTGAGTCTTGATTCCATATTAGATGTCGATGATGTTTGGGCTTTTGATGCTCGGCTGCGTCGTGAACTTGAGGTGGATCAGGTGGAATATGCGGTCGAGCCGAAATATGACGGTTTGTCGGTAGAGCTCGTGTATGAAAGTGGCCTGTTTCTGAGAGGATCAACCCGTGGCGATGGGGTGACTGGAGAGGATATTACTCTCAACCTTCGTACAATTCGGTCGCTTCCACTTCATTTGCAATCCAACTCGACCTTGCCAGACCGTATTGTGGTACGCGGCGAAGTGTATCTCCCTCTTCCGGACTTTCAAGAACTCAATCGACGTTTAACGGAGCGTGGGGATGGTACGTTTGCGAATCCACGAAATATGGCCTCGGGCTCACTACGGCAACTCGATCCACGATTGACGGCGACTCGCCCTCTCGTCGTGACCTGTTATGACCTCATGGTATCAAGCGGGAACCCGTTTGCCACCCATTGGGAGGCGGTATCTTCCTTGGCTGCCTGGGGACTGCCTATTCCCAAACCTCGGCGGTTATGTGGGTCTATCGAAGACGTCCTTGCCTTTCACCGTGATATGGCACAGAAACGGGACAGTCTGTCTTATGAAATTGATGGGATTGTCGTGAAAATCAACGACCGTTCCTTTCAGGACCGATTGGGAGAAAAATCACGAAGCCCTCGATGGGCGATTGCTTACAAGTTCCCTGCCAGAAAGGAAGTTACAAAAGTACAGGATATTGTGGTGTCCGTGGGCCGAACCGGTGCCCTGACCCCGGTGGCGCTGCTGGATCCTGTTGAGGTTGGTGGAGTCACGATCAGTCGCGCCACTCTGCACAATATGGAAGAAGTAGCTCGAAAGGATGTGCGAGTTGGCGATACGGTAAAAGTTGAACGCGCCGGAGATGTGATCCCAGATATTGTGGAACGCATTCCTATTCCTGGTGAAACACGAGGAGCTTCTTTTCGGGCGCCAGATCATTGTCCTGTCTGTGATTCTATGGTCGTTCAGGAGGGTCCCCTGTTCTACTGTACGGGGCAAACTGTGTGTACGGCTCAGCTCAAGGGCGGCATCGAACATTTTGCTTCTAAGGGAGCTCTCAATATTGAAGGACTTGGCAAAAAAACGGTGGCGCAACTTGTTGATGAGGGCCTTGTTGCGGACTTCGCCGATATTTATCGTTTAACCAAAGAGCAAATTCTCCATTTAGAAGGGTTTGCCGAAAAATCCGCCACGCAATTGTTGGCGGCCATTGAGCAAAGTAAAGCGCCATCTTTGGACCGATTTCTTTTTGGCTTGGGGATTCACCATGTGGGTAGCCATGTGGCCAAAGTCTTGGCAAATCACTATGGGGCATTAGAAATGGTAATAGCGGCTACGGAAGAGGACCTGTTGCAAATCCACGAAATCGGTCCGGAAACCGCTCACAGTGTGATGACATTTTTTGCTGAACCTCGAAACCTCACGGTTCTTTACCAGATGAATGAATTAGGTGTAAGGGTTAAGAAGATTTCTTCTGATGAAGGAGTCCAGCCCAAACCATTTGTAGGAAAAATCTTTGTTCTTACAGGTGGGCTAGATGGATTTACTCGACAAGAGGCCAAACAGAGAATTGAACAATTGGGGGGGCGAGTGACTTCAAGTGTAAGCAAAAAGACGGACTATGTAGTGGCGGGGCATGACCCTGGATCAAAATTTGATACGGCAAAGAAATTAGGAGTCCAGATTTTAAACGAAGCAGAGTTTTCAAATTTGGTGAAAGGTTAA
- a CDS encoding AAA family ATPase, translated as MMKSQPQPPRTLDVEGISLRLAQPHYSDQEWIGDREVLQQLLACWLVIADKDLPLCPRVIGQPGIGKTTLAMSAARERKQVLYIYQCTADTRPEDLLITPVIAGGGTITYQASPLVTAMLTGSVCLLDEGNRMNEKSWASLAPLLDHRRCVESVIAGIKIQAHLDFRCCVTMNEDASTYEVPDYILSRLQPSLKLEFPNREHELAILQYHLPFAAQDILLLTVEFLQKSHQLDLGFSPRDGIHLLQYALKRLAQDPSHPISRDDVWREALIKVLGEEALDLEGLSRQRKRAIGEQLLPRGLGDFFFESDDPLHPDR; from the coding sequence ATGATGAAATCCCAACCCCAACCTCCCAGAACCCTCGATGTTGAAGGCATTTCCCTACGGTTGGCACAACCACATTATTCTGATCAAGAATGGATCGGAGACCGGGAGGTCCTGCAGCAACTTCTGGCATGTTGGCTGGTAATTGCCGACAAAGACCTTCCCCTATGCCCTCGGGTGATCGGGCAGCCTGGTATTGGCAAGACCACCTTGGCCATGTCAGCGGCACGTGAACGGAAACAGGTCCTGTACATTTATCAATGTACGGCTGATACACGCCCCGAGGATTTGCTTATTACTCCGGTTATCGCCGGAGGAGGAACCATTACCTATCAAGCCTCACCTTTAGTGACCGCCATGCTGACTGGCAGCGTGTGCTTGCTGGATGAAGGCAATCGGATGAATGAGAAGAGTTGGGCCTCTTTGGCGCCGTTACTCGACCATCGACGATGCGTGGAGTCGGTGATTGCTGGTATCAAAATCCAAGCCCATCTTGATTTCCGATGTTGTGTCACAATGAACGAAGATGCCTCTACCTATGAAGTCCCGGATTATATCCTTTCCCGATTGCAACCGAGCTTGAAATTGGAATTTCCGAATCGGGAACATGAATTGGCGATCTTGCAGTATCATTTGCCCTTTGCCGCACAAGATATACTTCTACTCACTGTCGAATTTTTACAGAAATCACACCAGCTTGATTTAGGTTTTTCACCACGGGATGGCATTCATCTTCTTCAATATGCCCTTAAACGTTTGGCGCAAGACCCTTCGCATCCAATTTCGCGCGACGATGTGTGGCGAGAAGCGTTGATTAAAGTGCTTGGGGAAGAGGCCTTGGATTTGGAGGGTCTTTCTCGGCAGCGAAAACGGGCAATCGGGGAGCAGTTGTTGCCTCGTGGATTGGGAGATTTCTTTTTTGAGTCGGATGACCCTTTGCATCCGGATCGATAG